From the genome of Etheostoma spectabile isolate EspeVRDwgs_2016 chromosome 10, UIUC_Espe_1.0, whole genome shotgun sequence, one region includes:
- the ctso gene encoding cathepsin O, whose product MRGGHPYLVVIACVLTLVFPLCCENLSSGETRTKLNGSAVDFNSFKEQFHRMYEVNSEEFNRRQLYFQNATERYAYLNSFSTTPLSAKYGINRFSDLSQKEFRDLYLRAHTDRAPLFSGLKTGGLPAKFDWRDKAVVAPVQNQEACGSCWAFSVVGATQSVHAIGGSQLEQLSVQQVLDCSFQNKGCNGGSQVQALNWLKQTRVKLVPQSEYPYKAKTGICHFFAQSHDGVAVKNFTAHDFSGQEEAMMGQLVERGPLAAIVDAVSWQDYLGGIIQHHCSSQRSNHAVLVVGYNTIGNVPYWIVQNSWGTTWGNEGYVYIKIGGNVCGIADSVAAVFL is encoded by the exons ATGAGGGGCGGCCATCCGTATTTAGTTGTTATAGCGTGTGTTTTAACACTCGTCTTTCCTCTGTGTTGTGAAAATTTGAGCTCGGGTGAGACTCGGACGAAGTTGAATGGCTCTGCAGTTGATTTCAACTCGTTCAAAGAGCAGTTTCACCGCATGTATGAGGTCAACAGCGAGGAATTTAACCGTCGTCAACTTTATTTTCAG AATGCCACAGAGCGTTATGCATACCTAAACTCATTCTCCACAACACCACTGTCTGCTAAATATGGCATCAACCGGTTCTCTGACCTCTCACAGAAGGAATTCAGAG ATCTCTACCTGCGAGCACACACTGACAGAGCTCCTCTCTTCTCTGGACTAAAGACAGGGGGGCTCCCAGCCAAATTTGATTGGAGGGACAAAGCAGTGGTGGCACCGGTCCAAAACCAAGAAGCA TGTGGGAGTTGTTGGGCATTTAGTGTGGTCGGTGCCACACAATCCGTCCATGCTATAGGAGGCTCGCAGCTGGAGCAACTCAGTGTGCAGCAGGTTCTGGACTGCTCCTTCCAAAACAAAGGCTGTAATGGAGGCTCCCAAGTCCAGGCCTTGAATTGGTTAAAGCAA ACCCGAGTGAAACTGGTGCCTCAGTCAGAGTATCCCTACAAGGCCAAGACAGGAATCTGCCATTTCTTCGCTCAGTCACATGATGGTGTTGCTGTGAAGAACTTTACTGCACATGACTTTAG TGGTCAAGAGGAGGCAATGATGGGTCAGCTGGTGGAGCGAGGTCCCTTGGCTGCTATTGTGGATGCTGTCAGCTGGCAGGATTACCTGGGTGGAATCATCCAGCACCACTGCTCCAGCCAAAGGTCTAACCATGCTGTCCTGGTTGTTGGATACAACACTATTG GGAATGTTCCATACTGGATTGTGCAAAACTCTTGGGGAACCACATGGGGTAATGAGGGTTATGTTTATATAAAAATCGGTGGAAACGTTTGTG GTATTGCAGATTCTGTGGCTGCAGTTTtcctttga
- the asb5a gene encoding ankyrin repeat and SOCS box protein 5 yields MSDPTEELPTKSFAARLSNVYLSILALFCFKLLIKISLNLLTYFYIIRGNRKEAARISAEFYEYGQHRSWADRSPLHDAASQGRLLALKSLISQGHSVNVRTIDHVTPLHEACDGDHVACARALIDAGANVNAFTIDGVTPLFIACTVGSVACTEILLENGAKPQSLAYHPSPIHEATCKGHYGCVEALVTWGADVDMAIPHLGTALYTACVCQELECARKLLREGANVQKGKSMDSPLHAAAEKDCTAVVKLLLDFGADINARNRELQRPVDVAPPSSLTEGFLLLYEATPRLLSQLCRQCIRNCVDRDRLHLLSNLPLPVRLRNFLQYQ; encoded by the exons ATGTCAGACCCAACAGAGGAACTCCCCACCAAGTCCTTCGCGGCCCGGTTGTCCAATGTTTACCTCAGCATCTTGGCACTGTTCTGCTTTAAACTCCTTATTAAGATTTCTCTTAACTTGCTGACATACTTCTACATTATCCGTGGAAACCGTAAAGAGGCTGCCAGGATATCAGCTGAGTTCTATGAATATGGTCAACACA GGTCCTGGGCGGACCGCTCACCCCTCCACGATGCTGCGAGTCAGGGCCGCCTCCTGGCTCTGAAAAGCCTTATTTCACAG GGTCACAGTGTTAATGTTCGGACTATAGACCATGTGACTCCCCTTCATGAGGCCTGTGATGGAGACCACGTCGCTTGTGCCAGAGCTCTCATTGATGCAGGAGCAAAT GTCAATGCTTTTACAATTGATGGAGTCACCCCTTTGTTCATCGCCTGTACAGTGGGGAGTGTGGCATGCACAGAAATTCTTTTGGAAAATGGAGCAAAACCCCAAAGCCTTGCATACCATCCATCACCAATCCACGAAGCTACATGCAAAG GTCATTACGGTTGTGTGGAGGCTCTGGTGACTTGGGGGGCAGATGTGGACATGGCCATTCCTCACCTGGGCACAGCGCTATATACAGCGTGTGTCTGCCAGGAGCTGGAGTGTGCCAGGAAACTCCTGAGGGAAG GTGCAAATGTACAGAAAGGCAAATCCATGGATTCACCCTTACATGCAGCTGCGGAAAAAGACTGCACAGCTGTAGTGAAGCTATTGCTGGACTTTGGTGCAGACATTAATGCCAGGAACAGAGAGCTTCAGAGACCTGTAGATGTGGCTCCACCCAGCAGTCTAACAGAGGGTTTCCTACTGCTATATGAAG CTACACCACGGCTGCTGAGCCAGCTGTGTCGTCAGTGCATCAGGAACTGCGTTGACCGTGACAGACTCCATCTTCTTTCCAACCTGCCCCTGCCCGTCAGGCTAAGGAACTTCCTGCAGTACCAATAA